The Polynucleobacter sp. HIN7 genomic interval AAGGAATTGAGCTGGCGCGCGATAAAGACTTGGCGGCTCAGCCAGGGAAACGACGGGTTGTAGTCGATCGCTTGGGCCGGATAGTGAATGACATTGCGATCTTGCAATTTCCACAAGATGGCCAAGATCTCCAACTCTCGATCGATAGCAAGATTCAGTACATTGCATATAACGCGTTAAAGAGTGCCGTTGAAAAGCATCGTGCCAAGGCCGGTGGCGCGGTAGTGCTGGATGTGCGCACCGGAGAAATTTTGGCATTGGCTAATTGGCCAAGCTATAACCCCAACTCGCGTAAAGCACTGACTGGTGAGCAGCTACGTAATCGAGTATTGACCGATACCTTTGAGCCAGGCTCCACGATGAAGCCTTTCCCCGTTGCGCTTGCGCTTGAGCAAGGTAAGGTACAGCCTGAAACCAATATGACCATTGGTCAAAAGTTATTAGTAGGCCCCAAACCGATTACAGATACGCATCCCTATGGAATGTTGACGGTATCCCAAGTGATTCAGAAATCGAGCAATATCGGCACTGCAAAATTAGCGCTGCAGCTCGAACCTCGTGAGATGTGGGATTTATTTGCGGCCGTTGGTTTTGGCCAGGCCCCGAACATTGGATTCCCTGGCGCAGTGGCAGGGCGCTTGCATCCATATCAAAAATGGGGCCAAAGTGATCAAGCTCGTATGTCCTTTGGATATGGAATATCCACATCATTATTTCAATTGGCACGCGCTTACACGATTTTTGCTCGCGATGGCGAGTTGGTACCTACCACCATTTTGCGTAGCCCAGATTACAAACCGGGCACTCGAGTGATTACGGCTAAGTCCGCGATTGAGATGCGCAATATGTTAGAAACCGTTACCGAGCAAGGCGGCACAGCATTGACTGCGCGCGCAGAGGGATTTCGGGTTGGTGGAAAAACCGGTACCTCACATAAGGTTGAAGGTAAAGGCTACGCTTCCAATAAGTATCGAGCATTCTTTGTTGGCTTGGCACCGATTAGCGCCCCGCGCATTGTGGTTGCGGTGATGGTTGATGAACCCACCGTTGGTGGTTATTACGGTGGCCAGGTTGCTGCACCCGTGTTCTCAACGATTGTGAGCGAGACTTTGCGTAGCTTGAACGTCACTCCCGATATGAATGAGCGCACGGTGGTACAGGCGCCGGATGCACAACCGGTAACTAGTGCGTTACAAAAAGTGGCGCTGAAGCAATGATGGCCAATACTCAAATGACCCATCGAGATATATTGCCTTATTTAAGGCAAAGCCTTGCGCCCAGCGCCAAATTAGTTGCCGATACTCGCCTAATTACAAAAGGGGATGTGTTTCTGGCTTACTCGGTTGGGCACGGGAAGGCCCTCCGAGATGGACGAATCTACATCGCTCAGGCCCTCTCCCAAGGTGCTGCTTACGTGTTGTATCAACCGCAGACCGATGAAGGCCAAAGTGTCGCTTGGGAAACGGATTTAGATGAGCGTTGTATTGCAGTTCCCGAGCTTGCTCAATATGCTGGGTGGTTAAGCTCAGAGTGGTATGGCAAACCCAGCGAAGTGATGCCGGTGATTGGCGTGACTGGCACGAATGGTAAGACCAGTGTGACCCAATGGCTTGCACAATGTTTATCCGATAGAGCTGCCGTGATCGGTACACTCGGTAGTGGCTTTCCAAACCAATTACAAGGGCTGGGGTACACCACCCCAGATGCGCCCCGCTTACAAATGGAGCTTGCTAGCTTAAAAGCAAAAGGGGCTGAATATATTGCGCTCGAGGTATCTTCACATGCCCTAGAGCAAGGACGTGTGAATGGCACTCACTTTGCTTGCTCCGTCTTTACGAATCTTAGCCGTGATCACTTGGATTATCACGGCAGCATGGCAGAGTATGGTGCCGCAAAAGCCCGACTTTTTCTTGATTTTCATCCGAAGAATGTCGTTATCAATATTGATGATTCTTTTGGACGCGAGCTACTAATGAGTATGGCCACGCGCGAGGGTGTGGAGATTTGGGCATACGGTATGTCTCAAAGCTCATTTCAGGGATTAGAAAAATTACAAAGCCGCTTCAAAGCTATATATTTTCAGGAGCACATCTTTGGAACGAATGCCTATCAATGTCAGTTGAGTATTGATGGAGTCAATCATTTAGCCACTATTCCCGTATTGGGCATATTTAATTTAAGTAATGCCTTGGCCGTGATTTCAACCTTGATGGTTTTTGGAATTTCAGATGCCCTAAAACGTCTCTCTAACCTAAAACCTGTTTTAGGTCGTATGGAAGTGATTCATAGTGATCGCGCAGACACCCCATTGATGGTAGTTGATTACGCCCATACCCCCGACGCATTGCAAAAAGTTTTAGAAACATTAAAACCAATTGCACAAGGGCGCGGAGGAAAACTGGTATGCGTATTTGGCTGTGGTGGAGACCGGGATCAAGAAAAGCGCCCCATGATGGGAGCAGTTGCGCAATCGATTGCTGATCATGTGATCGTTACGAGTGACAATCCACGCTCTGAAGATCCTCAAGCCATTATGGACATGATTGTGGCTGGGATGGGTGACCATCACACCTCATCTGTTGAGCTCATTACAGATCGTGCTGCAGCGATCATGACTGCCGTTAGACAAGCCCAAGCTCAAGATGTTGTTCTGGTTGCCGGTAAGGGCCATGAGACTACCCAAGAAATTCAGGGGAAACGCTTTGACTTTTCAGATCAAGCGCATTTGCGTTTAGTGAGCGGAGGGTCGGTTTGATGCAAGCCATTCCAACCATGACCAATCTTGCTCATATCCATGCCTTACTTCCAAATAGTCAATTGCACAACATTGGCATAGTTGAAGCACGTGATCAACTAATTAGTCAGGTCGGAACCGATAGTCGTAACCTTTCCGCTGGAGAACTCTTTGTGGCACTTAAAGGCGATCGCTTTGATGCGCACAACTTTTTAAGTGCTGTGGCCGAGCAGGGTGCTTCTGCTGCCTTGATTAGTGAGAAAACAACGTGCCCAACAAGTTTGCCAGCAGTTTATGTAGAAGATACCCGCAAGGGGCTTGGTGAGCTAGCCGCCGCATGGAGAGCCCAGTTTGGATTGCCTCTAGCGGTAGTGACCGGAAGTAATGGCAAAACAACCGTAAAGGAAATGATTGCAGCAATCTTTAGAGAAGCGGTTGATCCTACTGAATTGCTTGTGACCGAAGGTAATCTCAATAACGATATTGGTTTGCCACTTACATTATTGAAACTACGCCCTTCGCATCGGTTAGCCGTGATAGAACTAGGCATGAATCATCCAGGAGAGACCGCCGAGCTAGCAGCGATCGCTCGGCCAACCATTGCATTAATTAATAATGCGCAGCGGGAACATCAAGAGTTCATGGAAACCGTTGATGCTGTGGCGCGTGAACATGCAGATGCTTTACGCGCACTCCGGTCTGATGGCGTGGGCGTATTTCCGGCAGATACCCTATATAGCGGGCTTTGGAAAGATGCTTGCGCCTCCAAACGGTATGTAGAGTTTCGCTGGTTAGATCAGATACCTAATGCAAATTTAGTATCAGCTTCCGTGGTTGATGGTTATTTACTTGCGGATGGTCAGATCGAAGTGCGAACATCGACTGGCTCAATTCAGGTGAAACTTAATACGCTGGGCGAGCATAACTACCGTAATGCCATAGCCGCCAGCGCAGTAGCGATTGCCGCACAAATTCCGTTAGTACAAATTAAAGCGGGCTTAGAGAAATTCATGCCTGTATCGGGTCGGATGCAGCGCATCACGATTTCCCAGAATATCGAACTCATCAACGATACCTATAACGCCAATCCAGATTCGGTCGTAGCCGCCGTTAAGTCATTGGCCGCTCTTCGTGGTGAGCGTTATTTGGTTTTGGGTGATATGGGAGAAGTGGGTTCGCAGGGTCCCGCTTTTCATCAGGAACTTGGGAAGTACGCTGCGCAATGCGGTATTGAGCATTTCATGTCGATTGGTTCTCTAACGAAAGAAAGTCATGCAGCATATTTACGTGAGAGACCTACTGGGGATTCACGTCATTTTGATGACATTGATTTATTGAATCGCGAGTTGCTTCAGAATCTGCGGCAATCTGACCAACGTAATGTTTGTATCTTAGTTAAAGGATCCCGATTTATGCGGATGGAGCGGGTAGTGCAAGCTCTCATTGAGGGAGTGAAACCATGCTCTTGATTTTGGCCCAATGGTTACAAGACGATTATGGATTTTTCCGGGTCTTCTCTTACATCACCTTTCGTGCCGTGATGGCAACCATGACCGCACTTCTGATTGGTCTTGTCTTTGGCCCTTGGGTGATTCGGAAGTTGACTTCGATGAAAGTGGATCAAGCAGTTCGTACCAATGGACCCCAAACGCATTTAGCCAAAGTAGGCACCCCCACGATGGGTGGCGTATTGATCCTCATTGGTATTTTTATCTCCTGCGTGTTGTGGGCCGATTTGAGTAATCGCTTTATTTGGATCGTCATGCTAGTGACCTTTGGTTTTGGTGCGATTGGTTGGGTCGATGACTATCGCAAGGTAGTTCACAAGGATCCCAAGGGAATGTCTTCAAGAGAAAAATTCTTTTGGCAAACCTTGATTGGTTTATTTGCAGCGATTTATTTAGCGTTCTCGGTTTCAGAAGTCAATAACCTGAAGGTTCTACAGTTATTCATGAGTTGGGTCGAGAGCGGCTTCTCCTTAGATCTGCCAGCCAAGTCAAACTTAACCGTCCCCTTCATGAAAGAAGTGAGTTATCCCTTGGGGGTCATGGGCTTCATCATTTTGAGTTACTTGGTCATTGTTGGTAGTAGTAATGCCGTGAACTTAACGGATGGTCTAGATGGATTAGTCATCATGCCCGTGATTTTGGTGGGCGCTGCACTAGGAGCCTTTGCCTATGTTATGGGTAACTCAATCTACGCGAAGTATTTGCTATTTCCTCATATTCCGGGTGCCGGTGAGTTATTGATCTTTTGTGGTGCGATGGGTGGCGCAGGCCTAGCGTTTCTTTGGTACAACGCGCATCCCGCCCAAGTTTTTATGGGTGACGTAGGCGCTCTCGCTCTGGGTGGCGCCCTAGGAACCATCGCAGTCATTGTTCGTCAAGAGATTGTTCTCTTTGTGATGGGTGGAATATTTGTTGCTGAAACGGTCTCTGTAATGATGCAAGTTATATGGTTCAAGTTCACCAAAAAATATTATGGTGAAGGACGACGTATTTTCCGGATGGCGCCTTTGCATCATCATTTTGAACTTGGCGGATGGCGCGAGACGCAAGTAGTTGTGCGTTTTTGGATCATTACGATTTTGTTGGTACTCGTTGGCTTGTCAAGCCTTAAGTTACGGTGAGAAACGATTAATACGATGAACCAGCGCTTACTTTACCCATTTAGTTCCAGCCATGGCGATGAGTTCGCCAGACTAACTTCACCACAAATCCTAATTGTGGGTTTAGGTGAATCTGGTTACGCCATGGCGAAGTGGTGCTTAAGCCAGGGCGCACAAGTACAACTTGCTGATACACGCCCTCTCTCGAAGCTAAATTCACAACAACAAACTTGGCTTAGTGAGCTTAAGGATGGGGGACTCAAGTCCTTTACCCCTGAAGTAAGCGATTGGAAGGGATTGCTCGAGCAAGCTGATATTTTAGGAGTCAGCCCTGGCTTATCGCCACTGCAAGAGCCGGCTAATTCATTTTTAGCCATCTGCGAGGAGCGCAAGATCCCTGTTTGGAGCGAAATCGAATTTTTTGCACGTGCACTAGCAGCTTTGAATCGGATGGCTTTAGAGACTCACGCAAAGTATCAGCCTAACATTCTGGCGATTACTGGCACTAATGGCAAAACAACCACGAGCGCATTAACGGCTCAGATTTGTGAACGAGCAGGTCGCCGTGTTGCTTTGGCTGGGAATATCAGTCCGGCCGCTCTTGAAAAATTGAGTACCGTATTGAATGAGGCGGAGAGTTTTGCTGATTTGCCTCACATCTGGGTATTGGAGTTGTCAAGTTTTCAGTTGCACTTTACCCATACACTCAATCCAACCGCAGCAACCGTTCTCAATCTCTCGCAAGATCACTTAGATTGGCATGGCGATATGCAAGCGTATGCAGCTGCGAAGGCCCGGATTTTGGGAAGGGATTCAGTCTTGGTTCTCAATCGCGACGATTCCTTGGTAAATGAAATATTTAGTGATGTCGTCGATCATAAGATCATTTCGTTTGGAAGTGATGTGCCAAGGGAGAGTGACTCATTTGGCATTGAGCGTGACTTAAATGGCGGTGGAATCGATTGGTTGGTTTGGGCAGAGCCTGATGAAGCGACCCAAGCGCTGGAGCAGGAGGAAGCGCAAGAGGGATTCATTAAGCGTCGCCGTCGCAGGAAAAATAATGCGTATGAGGAAGCTGAAAGCTTACGACTCAAGCGACTAATTCCGGCAGATGCGCTCCGTATTCGTGGTCGGCATAACGCTCTGAATGCACTCGCTGCACTTGCACTTGCTCGTGCCGCAGGCTTAGGTATCGGCTTGCTCTTACATGGCTTACGTGAGTATCAGGGCGAACCGCATCGGGTTCAAACCGTCGCCGTGATTCGGGATGTGGAATACATTGACGATAGCAAGGGTACTAATGTGGGGGCAACCGTTGCTGCATTAATGGGTTTAGGGACTGCTTCTAGCCAAAAAAATATATGGCTCATTGCAGGCGGTGATGGAAAAGGCCAAGACTTTACCCCCTTATCTGAACCGATCGATCGATTTGTAAAAGGCCTCATCCTGATAGGCCGTGATGGCCCAGCGATTAAGGCAGTGTGCTCAAGCCCAATCAGCCAAGGTAGTTTACAAGTGATAGAAGCAAAGGACTTGGAGTCGGCTGTTCAGTCGGCTGCCCAACATGCAGCAGCTGGTGACCTTGTTTTGTTATCCCCGGCTTGTGCGAGCTTTGATATGTTTAAAAACTATCAACACCGAGCACAGGTTTTTGTGGATGCTGTTCATGAGCTCACGAATCAATGGAGCGATAGTCCCAATGAACATCTAGGGGCGTCGGTATGAATATTCGTCAGAACCGTTTTTGGAATATCTCGCGCGAGGGCTTTGATGGATTTCGTTCGGGGCTGCGCGATGCGGTATCCGGTGTTGAGCAAACGCGTTCGCGCATGATGGAGTATGACCAATTGCTGGTTTGGGCGGTGTTGTCTTTAAGCCTAATTGGCCTTGTGATGGTTTATTCAGCTTCGATTACCTTGGCTGATGGCCCCAAATATGCCAACTACAGCAGTAATCACTTTTTGATTCGGCATTTGATCTCGCTCGGGATCGCGGTATTTGTTGGGTTTTGGGTCTTTAAGATTCCAGTGAAAACGTGGGATAAGTTAGCTCCCTATATTTTTGCGTTCACGATTTTGCTCCTAATTGCTGTATTGATTCCTGGAATCGGTAAGGGCGTGAATGGCGCACGGCGTTGGATTTCCTTAGGAGTGATGAATTTCCAACCATCCGAGCTGATGAAATTCGCTGTGATTATCTTTGCAGCCAGTTACACCGTCAAACGCCAGGAGCATCTGCATTCCTTTGTGAAGGGCTTTGTCCCCATGGGGCTAGCAGTTGCCTTAGTTGGACTATTGCTGATGCTTGAGCCCGATATGGGAGCCTTCATGGTGATCGCCATCATTGCCATGGGTATTTTGTTCTTAGGCGGAATCAATGCCAAATTGTTTGCTGGCTTAACGATTGTGGGTGTAGTGATTGTGGCAACCGTCATCGCCTTATCCGAGTTTAGACGTCAGCGAATTTTTGCATTTTTAGATCCTTGGCAAGCCGAGCATGCTGCACGCAAGGGCTATCAATTAGTTCACTCCTTGATGGCCTTTGGACGTGGCGAGTGGTTTGGTGTTGGTTTAGGTGGGAGTGTCGAGAAATTGCATTACTTACCGGAAGCGCACACCGACTTCATCTTGGCGGTGATTGGTGAAGAACTTGGTTTTGTGGGTGTATTTGTAGTGATCCTACTTTTTTATTGGATCGTACGTCGTGCATTTCTCATTGGTCGTACTGCCTTGCAATTGGATCGAAGTTTTGCGGGACTCTGCGCCAAAGGCATCGGTATTTGGGTCGGCTG includes:
- a CDS encoding peptidoglycan D,D-transpeptidase FtsI family protein encodes the protein MKPVGFSTSPNVVLRLPMWRSRLMLFLLFIAFAALVIRAFWIQGPGNGFYEAKAVKGVQREIEMRATRGKILDRNGQLIATSLEAKAVIAYTDNIPADLAPEKITQLAKLLEMSEAEIKKRFADERNQVFLKRQVDPEVAQQIRRLEIPGIGLNNEYRRHYPEGEAMAHVVGFTNVEDRGQEGIELARDKDLAAQPGKRRVVVDRLGRIVNDIAILQFPQDGQDLQLSIDSKIQYIAYNALKSAVEKHRAKAGGAVVLDVRTGEILALANWPSYNPNSRKALTGEQLRNRVLTDTFEPGSTMKPFPVALALEQGKVQPETNMTIGQKLLVGPKPITDTHPYGMLTVSQVIQKSSNIGTAKLALQLEPREMWDLFAAVGFGQAPNIGFPGAVAGRLHPYQKWGQSDQARMSFGYGISTSLFQLARAYTIFARDGELVPTTILRSPDYKPGTRVITAKSAIEMRNMLETVTEQGGTALTARAEGFRVGGKTGTSHKVEGKGYASNKYRAFFVGLAPISAPRIVVAVMVDEPTVGGYYGGQVAAPVFSTIVSETLRSLNVTPDMNERTVVQAPDAQPVTSALQKVALKQ
- a CDS encoding UDP-N-acetylmuramoyl-L-alanyl-D-glutamate--2,6-diaminopimelate ligase translates to MMANTQMTHRDILPYLRQSLAPSAKLVADTRLITKGDVFLAYSVGHGKALRDGRIYIAQALSQGAAYVLYQPQTDEGQSVAWETDLDERCIAVPELAQYAGWLSSEWYGKPSEVMPVIGVTGTNGKTSVTQWLAQCLSDRAAVIGTLGSGFPNQLQGLGYTTPDAPRLQMELASLKAKGAEYIALEVSSHALEQGRVNGTHFACSVFTNLSRDHLDYHGSMAEYGAAKARLFLDFHPKNVVINIDDSFGRELLMSMATREGVEIWAYGMSQSSFQGLEKLQSRFKAIYFQEHIFGTNAYQCQLSIDGVNHLATIPVLGIFNLSNALAVISTLMVFGISDALKRLSNLKPVLGRMEVIHSDRADTPLMVVDYAHTPDALQKVLETLKPIAQGRGGKLVCVFGCGGDRDQEKRPMMGAVAQSIADHVIVTSDNPRSEDPQAIMDMIVAGMGDHHTSSVELITDRAAAIMTAVRQAQAQDVVLVAGKGHETTQEIQGKRFDFSDQAHLRLVSGGSV
- a CDS encoding UDP-N-acetylmuramoyl-tripeptide--D-alanyl-D-alanine ligase, whose product is MQAIPTMTNLAHIHALLPNSQLHNIGIVEARDQLISQVGTDSRNLSAGELFVALKGDRFDAHNFLSAVAEQGASAALISEKTTCPTSLPAVYVEDTRKGLGELAAAWRAQFGLPLAVVTGSNGKTTVKEMIAAIFREAVDPTELLVTEGNLNNDIGLPLTLLKLRPSHRLAVIELGMNHPGETAELAAIARPTIALINNAQREHQEFMETVDAVAREHADALRALRSDGVGVFPADTLYSGLWKDACASKRYVEFRWLDQIPNANLVSASVVDGYLLADGQIEVRTSTGSIQVKLNTLGEHNYRNAIAASAVAIAAQIPLVQIKAGLEKFMPVSGRMQRITISQNIELINDTYNANPDSVVAAVKSLAALRGERYLVLGDMGEVGSQGPAFHQELGKYAAQCGIEHFMSIGSLTKESHAAYLRERPTGDSRHFDDIDLLNRELLQNLRQSDQRNVCILVKGSRFMRMERVVQALIEGVKPCS
- the mraY gene encoding phospho-N-acetylmuramoyl-pentapeptide-transferase, which encodes MLLILAQWLQDDYGFFRVFSYITFRAVMATMTALLIGLVFGPWVIRKLTSMKVDQAVRTNGPQTHLAKVGTPTMGGVLILIGIFISCVLWADLSNRFIWIVMLVTFGFGAIGWVDDYRKVVHKDPKGMSSREKFFWQTLIGLFAAIYLAFSVSEVNNLKVLQLFMSWVESGFSLDLPAKSNLTVPFMKEVSYPLGVMGFIILSYLVIVGSSNAVNLTDGLDGLVIMPVILVGAALGAFAYVMGNSIYAKYLLFPHIPGAGELLIFCGAMGGAGLAFLWYNAHPAQVFMGDVGALALGGALGTIAVIVRQEIVLFVMGGIFVAETVSVMMQVIWFKFTKKYYGEGRRIFRMAPLHHHFELGGWRETQVVVRFWIITILLVLVGLSSLKLR
- a CDS encoding Mur ligase family protein; translated protein: MNQRLLYPFSSSHGDEFARLTSPQILIVGLGESGYAMAKWCLSQGAQVQLADTRPLSKLNSQQQTWLSELKDGGLKSFTPEVSDWKGLLEQADILGVSPGLSPLQEPANSFLAICEERKIPVWSEIEFFARALAALNRMALETHAKYQPNILAITGTNGKTTTSALTAQICERAGRRVALAGNISPAALEKLSTVLNEAESFADLPHIWVLELSSFQLHFTHTLNPTAATVLNLSQDHLDWHGDMQAYAAAKARILGRDSVLVLNRDDSLVNEIFSDVVDHKIISFGSDVPRESDSFGIERDLNGGGIDWLVWAEPDEATQALEQEEAQEGFIKRRRRRKNNAYEEAESLRLKRLIPADALRIRGRHNALNALAALALARAAGLGIGLLLHGLREYQGEPHRVQTVAVIRDVEYIDDSKGTNVGATVAALMGLGTASSQKNIWLIAGGDGKGQDFTPLSEPIDRFVKGLILIGRDGPAIKAVCSSPISQGSLQVIEAKDLESAVQSAAQHAAAGDLVLLSPACASFDMFKNYQHRAQVFVDAVHELTNQWSDSPNEHLGASV
- the ftsW gene encoding putative lipid II flippase FtsW, with amino-acid sequence MNIRQNRFWNISREGFDGFRSGLRDAVSGVEQTRSRMMEYDQLLVWAVLSLSLIGLVMVYSASITLADGPKYANYSSNHFLIRHLISLGIAVFVGFWVFKIPVKTWDKLAPYIFAFTILLLIAVLIPGIGKGVNGARRWISLGVMNFQPSELMKFAVIIFAASYTVKRQEHLHSFVKGFVPMGLAVALVGLLLMLEPDMGAFMVIAIIAMGILFLGGINAKLFAGLTIVGVVIVATVIALSEFRRQRIFAFLDPWQAEHAARKGYQLVHSLMAFGRGEWFGVGLGGSVEKLHYLPEAHTDFILAVIGEELGFVGVFVVILLFYWIVRRAFLIGRTALQLDRSFAGLCAKGIGIWVGWQAFINMGVNLGLLPTKGLTLPLVSYGGSAILMNMVAFAVLLKIDYENRILMRGGKL